GCTCGCCGAACGCGAAGACCATCTCCTCGGCGTCGGCCTCGATCCGGAGGGAGCTGTCGATTTCGAAATAGAGTTTCACCGGCGCGCTCACCTCCACGGTGTACTCGCCAGCCAGGAGGTCTTCGCTAGCGTGATGTTCGGCGTGGGCCACCACCGTTCCGCTCTCGTCACGGACGTGCACTGACACCACGCTGGGTAGCGCTATCGAATCCGTCCGGATCGAGACGGCGCTGTCGACCGGAAACCGGAACTCCTCGGTGGCGCACGGCTCCGGACTGACCGCTCCCGTCGAGAGCACATATCGGTGGCGCTCTATCGGGTCCACCACCGCCAGTCCACCCACCGCCCGCTCGAAGAACGCTCCGTCCATCAATCGCCGGCTTGGTTCATCGGATACATGGTTGGATTCGTTCGTATTTCGGCTGTATGTGGAGCCTGCGCGATGAAACAAAAAGCTATGCGTTCGACTCACTATACGTTCGCACGAAACGAAAGCGGAGCGACTGTGACTCGAAAATGCCGTACGATCGAGGAGGTGTCGGGGAGCTACAGAACGGTCCCGAGGACGACACCGGTGAGCAACGACAGCAACAGGACTCCGCCGGCCGTCGTGAACGGGATCCGTTCGACGCGGTGGGCCGGCCGACCCAGCCGCGAGTCAGTTTCGGTCGAGGCGAGCACGATGACGCCGGCGGTGGCGAGGGCGAGGCCGATGACCAGTCCCCAGAGGAAGGTGAGACCGGACGCCCCGGCGAGGACGATGGCGACCGCGCGGCTCAGGACGACTCCCGTGCCGGCGATTATCGGCGCGCTCCCGACGACGCTGGCGCGGTCGACCCTTTCCGTGCTAACCAGGCGATTCGCACCGGCGAACCCCCCCGACGAGCCGGGGCGGCGGTGGCGACGTGACATATCTTCAGATTTGAACCCACCATCATAATACCCCGTCAGACGCGCGTCAGCCGACGGCTGTGGACGGCCGATCACAGGGGAACAGCCATATCCGTTCGTCCCGATGTCGTCCCGTGACCGAGCAACTCTATCTGCCCGACGAGGAGTACCGCCGCGCGTTCGACGCCCGCGTCACGGACGTCGACGACGCGGATCGAACAGTAGTGCTCGACAGGACGCTCTTTTACAAGGAAGGCGGCGGACAGCCACCGGATCACGGCAGCCTCTCGTGGGACAGTGGCGAAGCGCGCGTCGTCGACGTCAGGAAGGACCACGGCGAGATCCGACACACGGTCGAAGGGGACCTCCCGGAGGAGGACATAACTGTGCACGGCGAACTCGACTGGGAACGCCGCCACGCCCATATGCGCTATCACACCGCCCAACACGTGGTCTCGAAGGTCGTCCTCGACGAGTACGGCGCGAGCACCGCCGGCAACCAGATATACGCGGACCACGCGCGCATCGACTTCGCGCCGGCCGATTTCGACGAGCGAGACCTTCGGGACATCGAGGAGCGTGCGAACGCGCTCATCGATCGGGATCTGCCCGTCGAAAAGGCGAACCGCTCGCGGGCGGCGCTCGAAGCCGAAACGCCCGACGGACGGACGAACCTCGATTTGATTCCCGAGAACGTCGACCCGCTGCGGGCGGTCTCGATCGGCGACATCGATATCTGTCCCTGCGGCGGCACGCACGTCGACGGCCTCGGCGAACTCGGCGAGTTGGAGATCGTCGAGCGCGCGTCCAAGGGGGCCGACACCGAACGCATCGAGTTCGTCCTCCACGACCCCGATTGAGAATCGATCGCGCCAACCCACACAAAGCTTATTACAACACCATAGCCATCCGAAATCGGAGCCGCCGAGGCTCCGCGCCAGTGGGGGCGACTCCGTTGCCTGGCATCACCACACCCCTCCCCATCCTCGTCCCCGCTACTTTTCGACCGAGAGCGCGAGCGCCGTGAGTGGGAGGTGTTATGCGGACTCAACCGCTCGGGACACCAATGCGTGTGCTGGTGACCGGCGCGACGGGCTTCGTCGGCGGGCGACTCGCCTCCACCCTCGCCGCGGCCGGCCACGACCTCACCGTCATCACTCGAAACGCCGCGCGCTACGACGGCCCGCCGGCCCGCGTCGTCGAGGGCGACCTGCTCGAGCCGGGAAGCTTCGAGGACGCCTTCGAGGGCTGTGCGGCGGCGTACTATCTGGTTCACTCGATGGACGCGACCGATTTCGTCGAACGCGACCGCCGTGCGGCGCGGCACTTCGCGCGCGCGGCGAGCGCCGCCGACTGCTCGCGGGTGATATATCTCGGCGGTCTCGGCCGCGAATCCGACGCGCTCTCGCCACATCTCCGCTCGCGCCACGAGGTCGAGCGGCTGCTCGGCGCGGGCGAGTACGATTTGACCACCCTCCGAGCGGCGGTCATCGTCGGCGCTGGTGGGGCGAGTTTCGAGATGGTGCGCCAGTTCGTCGCACACCTGCCCCCGGTGTTCGTCCTGCCACTTCCCACCGGAGTGCGAACGGACTGCCAGCCGATCGCCATCGACGACGTGGTCGGCTATCTCAGCGCGGTGCTCGACGCGCCCGAGACCCGCGGCAAGTCGTTCGACATCGGCGGTCCGACGGTCCTCACTTACGCCGACCTCCTCCAGCGCACGGCGCGCGCGCACGGCTGCTGGCTGTTCGTCGCCGGCGTGCCGTGGCTGAACGAGCACGTTTCGGCGCGGTGGCTCGCCCGCCTCACCGACGTCCCCGAGACCGTCGTCGCGCCGCTCATGGAGGGTCTCGACAACACGGTCGTCGTCAGGGAGGGGGCCATCGACGAGTTCGTCACGGTCGCACACACGCCCATCGACAGGGCGATCGAGCGAGCGATGGCGGGGACCTGAATCAGTCCATCGTGTGTTCGAGGGTGGAACGCCGCTCGGCGATTGCATCGGCCGAAACTGACAGTTCGGTCCCGTCGATGGCGAGGTCGAGCCGCCCCGAATCGGTCGCCGTGCCGAGTTCGTGAACAGGGGCCACCCCGGAGAAGGCCTCACGAACCCCCGCAGGATCCGTCGTCTCGATGACTGCCCGCCCCGGCTGTTCGTGAAACAGGTGCTCGGCGGCGCTCGCCGAGCCGTCGAGTTCGACTGCTGCGCCCGCATCTCCGGAGATCATCTCGGCGAGCGCCACCGCGAGACCACCATGACTCACGTCGTGAACGGCGAGCGTTTCCTCACGGTCGGCCACCGCGGCGAGCGTCTCGATTAGCTCGCCCGAGTCCTCGGGCAGCGTCGGGAAGCGGTCGGTTCCACCCGCGAGTGCGAGATACTGGGAGCCGCCGAGTCCCGTCTCGTGGCCGGCGAGGGCACGGTCGCCGATCACTACGACTGTGCCCTCGCCCACGAGTTCCGTCGGCGGGGCGTGGTAGCCCTCGCGCGCGCCGACCATCGCGAGCGTCGGCGTCGGTGGAATCGCGCCCGCCGCCGAGTCGTTGTACAGCGAGACGTTGCCGCCGACGACCGGCACGGACAAGGTTTCGCACATCTCCGCAAGCCCGTCGACGATGGCCGAGAACCCACCGTAGACGTCGGGTTTCTCGGGATTGCCGCCGTTGAGGCAGTCGACAGCCGCCAGCGGCGTCGCACCCTTCGCGGCGAGATTCGTGGCGTTTTCGAGCGCGACTGCGCGCGCACCCTCGTGGGGGTTGGCCGCGGTCCAGTGCGGCTCCGCGCCCACCGAGAGCGCGAGCCCAGTATCGGTCTCGTGGATCGCCAACACGGCGCTGTCGTCGCCCGGTCCGCGGGCGGTGCGGAGGCCGACCTCGTGGTCGTACTGGCGATAGATCCACTCGCGGCTCGCGGTGTTCGGACTTCGCACCACCTGCTCGAACGCCGTTTCGAGGTCCGTTGCGGGGAGATTGCGGGTGGGTTCGGTGGGTCGTTCGGCGGGGAGGTCGTTCGCCGGTGCGCCGTCGGCGAGGAACTCCGCCGGGACATCCACCACGGTCTCGCCGTCGAACAGGCAGGTGTAGTTCCCCCCAGTTACTTCGCCGATGACCGAACAGCCGAGGTCGAAGCGCGCGGCGATGTCTTCCACTCGGTCGGTGTTCTCGGGGGCCACCTCGTAGCACATCCGCTCTTGTGACTCGGCGAGCAGGATTTCGAGCGCGTTCATCCCCGGTTCGCGCTGGTGCACGGTTTCGAGATCGATGCGCGCGCCGAGATCGCCCTTGGCGACGAGTTCCGAGGAGGCCCCGCCGAGTCCCGCCGCGCCGAGGTCGCGGGCCGATTCGACGAGTCCCTCGTCGACGAGAGCCTCGTTGGCTTCGACGAGTCGTTTTTCGGCGTAGGGGTCGCCGACCTGGACGGCGGGGCGGTCCTCGGTCGCGGCGTCCTCACCCAAATCCTCGCTCGCGAAGCTCGCACCGCCTAATCCATCGCGTCCGGTCGCGTTGCCGACGAGCACGAGTTTGTTCCCGGCGTGCTGAGCCTCGGCGGTGAGCAGGCGATCGGGCGGGAGAAGTCCGACACAGGCGACGTTGACGAGCGGGTTGCCCTCGTAGCCTTCATGGAAGGCGAGACTGCCGCCGACCGTGGGAACGCCGATTGCGTTGCCGTAGTCGGCGATCCCCTCAACGACGCCATCGAGGAGGTAGCGCGAGTGTTCGCGGTCGAAGTCACCGAAATACAGCGAATCGAGCAGCGCGATCGGATACGCACCCATCGAGAGCGTATCGCGGACGATGCCGCCGACGCCTGTGGCCGCACCGTCGTAGGGGTCGACGTAGGAGGGGTGGTTGTGGCTCTCGATGCCGAACGTGATGTACAGCTCTTCATTCGGTAGCGTGACCACGGCGGCGTCGTCGCCCGGCCCCATCACCACGTGCTCGCCCTCGCTCTCGAACGCCGACAGCAGCGGCCGCGAGGAACGGTAGGCACAGTGCTCGCTCCAGAGGTTCTCGAACAGCGCGGTCTCCGCGCGCGTCGGTTCACGGCCGAGTTCGCGGGTGACGCGATCGCGGTCGTCCGCCGAGAGGGTCATTGGCCGCCGTTACGAGCGGGCCATGAAAGCGGTTGTGGATGGCCTCCGCTCGGACCCTCAGGCGTCCGCCACCGGACCGTCCGCCTCGGTCCACGCCTCGAAGCCGCCGGCGACGTTCGCGACCCCGGACAGCCCCATCTCCTGAGCCGTCTGTACAGCGAGTGCCGACCGTCCACCGACCGCACAGTAAAAGAGCAGTTCCTCGTCCGACGCGAACTCCTCGATGTGATAGGGGCTTTCGGGGTCGATGTGGAACTCCAACATCCCGCGCGAGGCGTGAATCGCCCCCGGAATCCGTCCGTTCGCATCGAGTTCCGGCGCGTCGCGGACGTCGACGAACACCGCGTCGCCGAGCCGGTCGATTGCTTGCTCGACCGAATACGTCGTGATTTCGGCGATGGCTTCGGTCAGTAGCTCCTCGTATCCTTTCGTCACCCCCATGTCATGTGAACGGTTCGTCATTGCTGTCACTACCGACTACATAGCATTTTCAAGTAGATACATCTTTTTTGATATTTTCCGCCACGATTCGAGCACGAATAACTCCCGTTCGATGGCCTGCAACCGCCGACGCGACCGATACCGGGGGGTTTTTGCTCCAGCGCCCGAAATCACGCCCGTGCTGTCGGCCGAGCTTCACTGTCATTCGGAACTGTCCTTCGACGGCCGCGACCCCGTCGAACTGCTGCTCTCGCAGGCCGAGGCCGTCGGACTCGACGCGCTCGCGGTGACCGACCACGACGAAATCGACGCCAGCCTCGCGGCCGCCGAGCGCGCCGCCGACTACGGGCTGGTGGGAATCCCCGGCTCCGAAGTGACGAGCGCCGCCGGCCACGTGCTCGCGCTCGGCATTCACGAACGCGTTCCGGCCGGCCTGCCGTTCACCGAGACCATCGAGCACATCCACGAACAAGATGGAATCGCGGTCGTGCCCCATCCCTTCCAGCGCTCGCGCAGCGGCGTCGCCCCCCACATCACGGACGCGGAACTGGCGAGTGCCGACGCCATCGAGATCTACAACTCGCGGCTCCTGACTGGCCGCTCGAACCGCCGCGCCGGACGGTTCGCCCGCGCGCACGACCTCCCGATGACCGCCGGCAGCGACGCCCACATCGCCGAGATGGTCGGCCAAGCCGTGACGAACGTCGGCGCGACCGAGCGCACGCCCACGGGCGTCCTCGACGGGATTCGGGCGGGTCGGACCGAGGTCATCGGCAAGCGCACGCCGTGGCGCATCAGCCTCCGACAGGCCGGCGGCGGCGTCAAGCGTCGCATCAAAAGCCGACTCACGAGCCTACTGTAGCTACTCGGCCACCTCGATCGCCTCACACCCGATTTCCATCGTGTCGGCGTCGACGTCGCTCGCGCGGAGTTCGTCGGACGTGTACCACCGCCACGCCTCGGACCCCGGTTCGTCGTCACCCTCGGGGGCAATCGTCCGATTCCCGACGCGCGCGAAATACACGTGGTCGACGTGCTGGTGACTCACCCGGCCGTCGGGATGGACGTCGATGTCGTAGAGCATCTGATAGCGCGGTTGTGGTAGCGCCTTCCCACTAGGCGCGTCGATATTCGGCGAACTACCGGCGAGTTCGGCGTTCAATCCGGTCTCCTCGTGTACCTCGCGCAGGCCCGCCTCGTGAGGGAGTTCGTCGCGGTCGACGTGCCCGCCCGGCGGGAGGCGAATCCCGAGCGTGGGATGCTCGTGGAGCGCCGTCGCGCCGTCGTTGACGAGATACACTGTTGCCGTGAAATGCCGGGTCGTCTCCATGTTCCGGAGACGATGGCCGTGGCTTTCGGTGTTGTGACCCGTGGCGAACGGGTCGATTGAGCCGTCTCAGTCGTCGACCGACGGCACCGAGGGTTCGTGATCGGTCACCGAGCGGTCGTGGAGGTGGCAGGCCGCCGGTTGCGCGGCGTCGGTGGCCCGGAGTTCGGGATGTTCGCGTTCACAGACCGTCTCGAATTCGGCGGCCAGAGACCGCTCGGCGGCGTTGAACGCGCCGGCAACGACGCTCTCGATGGCGTCGGCGAGCACCGACTCGGCCGCCGGGTCGGTGAGCGACTCGGGGATCCCGAACTCATTGCGGATGGCCGTCGCCACCGCCGCGTCGCTCACGGCTTCCTCGTCGGTGGCGTCGCCCTCCGCGACGAGTACCTCGCGTATCGAACCGGGTTCGACCTGTCGGTTCCCGAGTCGGGTTCTGAAGTCCATCACGCTCCGCCAGTTCTCCTGGTCGAAGTCGTACTCGTCGGGTTGGATGACCGATGGACAGCGGGTGTGGAACCGACAGCCATCGGGCGGGTCCGCAGGACTCGGCACGTCGCCGACGAGTTCGACACCGCCACCGCGCTCGCGCGGGTCAGGTGTCGGAATCGACCCCAACAGCGCCTGCGTGTAGGGATGTTGAGGGTCGACGAACACCGTCTCGGTCGGACCGATCTCGACGATCTCGCCGAGATACATCACCGCGACCCGGTCACATACCTGTCTGATGACGCTCATGTCGTGACTGATGAACAGGATCGCGAGACCGAACTCCCGTTGGATATCGTCGATGAGACTGAGGATTTCGGCCTGGAGGCTCACGTCGAGTGCGCTCACGGGTTCGTCGGCCACGATGAGGTCGGGGTTGAGCACGAGCGCGCGGGCGAGCGCGATGCGCTGTTTCTGCCCGCCGGAGAACTCGTGAGGGTAGCGGTTGGCGGCCGTCCGGTCGAGACCGACCCGCTCCAGAGTGTTCCTGACGACCGCCCGACGGCGTTCGCGGGGCAGTCCGTGCACCCGGAGCGGTTCGGCGACCGACTCGCCGACGGTCATCCGCGGGTCGAAACTCGAATTCGGGTCCTGAAACACCATCTGCGCCCGCCGCCGGAACCGCTTCAGTTCGGCCGTGTCGCAGTCACCGAGGTCCGTGCCGTCGAACGTGACCGTGCCGTCGGTCGGCTCCTCGAACCCGAGCAGCGTCGTTGCGGCCGTCGATTTCCCACACCCGCTCTCGCCGACGAGACCGAGCGTCTCGCCGCGTGCGAGGTCGAAATCGATGCCGTCGACGGCACGCACCCGACCGACTTCGCGCCGCAGCACGCCTTCGGTGATCGGGTAGTGTTTCGTCAGGTTCCGAACCGAGAGGAGGTGGTCGGTCACGGCTTCCCCCCGTCGGCGTAGCCCGGTTCCTGCGTCTCGTCGGTGATGGTCGAGGCGTCGTAGCCCGGTTGGTAGTAGACACACGAGACGGTGTGACCATCACGCTCGGTCGGCGTCAGCGGTGGCTGGTCGCCCATCGTACAGTCCTCGATGGCGTGAGGACAGCGGGGATGGAACCGACAGCCCTCGGGCGGGTCGGTCGCGCTCGGCAGCGTCCCACCGATGGTCTCCACCGCTTTGCCCCGACCGGGAAGGCAGTCGAACAGCGCGCGTGTATAGGGGTGTGACGGCTGCTCGAAGACGTCGTAGACGTCGCCGTACTCCATCACCTTGCCGGCGTACATCACGACGACGCTATCGGCGACCTCCGCGACGACGCTTAGGTCGTGGGTGATGAGGAGGATCCCCATGTCGAACTCGTCCTGTAACTCGCCGAGCAGACGGAGGATCTGGGCTTGAATCGTCACGTCGAGCGCCGTCGTGGGTTCGTCGGCGATCAGCAAATCGGGGTTCGACGCGAGCGCCATCGCGATCACGACGCGCTGTTTCATCCCGCCGGAGAACTCGTGTGGGTAGTCGTCGAAGCGGGCGGGTGCGTCGGGAATACCCACCCTGTCGAGGAGTTCGACCGCGTGCTCGCGAGCGGCACGCTTGCCGACGTCGCGATGGAGCCGGATGGCCTCGACGATCTGCCAGCCGACGGTGTAGACCGGGTTGAGCGCGTCCTGTGGGTTCTGGAAGACGTGACCGACCGACCCCCCACGTATCTCCCGGAGTTCGGACTTGCCCATGCCGAGGATGCTCCGGCCCTCGAAACGGACGTCACCGTCGGAAATCTCGCCCGGTGGCGACTGGACGAGGCGAGTGATCGACTCGCTCGTGACCGTCTTGCCCGACCCGCTCTCGCCGACGATACAGACCGTCTCGCCACGCTCGACGGTGAAACTCACGCCATCGACCGCGCGAACGATGCCGTCGTCGGTGTGAAAGCGAGTCGTGAGGTCGTCGACCGCGAGTAGTGGTTCGGTCATTCAGTACGCTCCTGTCGTGGATCGAGTGCGTCCCGCAGTGCGTCGCCGAGGAAGTTGAACGCCATGATGGTCGCGAACAGGAAGAAGCCCGGGATCGTCGAGATCCACCACGCGCTCGCGAGGTCGCCCCGCCCGGCCGCGATGACCTGCCCCCACGAGGGAACCGTCGGGTCGGTCAGTCCGAGGAACGAAAAGGACGCCTCGGCGAGGATCAAGACCGGAATGCCGAGCGTTGCCGCCGTGATGACGGTGTTCGAGACGTTCGGCACGAGATGGCGACGGATGATGTAGCCCGTGTTCGCGCCGGCCCCCTCGGCCGCCCGGAAGTATTCCTCCTCGCGGCGCTGGAGCGCCTCGCTCCTGACGAGGCGGGCGATGCCACCCCAGCCGAAGAAGCCGAAGATACCGATGAGCAACACCAGACTCCCCCCGAGGATGTACAACAGTAGTAAGAAGAGGATGAACTGCGGGAAGGAGATCTGGACGTCGACGTAGCGCATGAGCAGTTCGTCGACGATCCCGCCGAAGTACGCGGCGGTCGTACCGACGACGGTCCCGAGGACGACCTGAATCAGCATGCCGACGAGCCCGACTTCCATGCTCACGCGCATCCCGAAGACGATCATCTTGAAGATGTCCTTGCCCTCGCCGGTCGTCCCGAGCGGGTGTTCCCACGTCCCTTGGCACTGACCGTCGGCGACGGAGCCGACACAGCCCACGGGGACGTCCTGTGAGACGGAGAGGCCGACCGGGGGCTGATACGAAGCGAGCACGTCGACCGCGGGATAGCCGAGCACCATCGGACCGACGATGCCGACGGCGAGCACACTGAGCAGGAACGCCAGACTCACGACGGCGGCGGTGTTCTTCTTGAACTCGCGCCAGTAGTACCGCGTCATCCGCCGGTTGGTGGCGAGCGGGACCACCGCGTAGAAGACTAGTACCAAAAGTGTCAGGACGAACATCCAGTCGGCAGCGCTGACCGCCGCGAGCCCCGGAATCGACACGATATCGCCGACGGGATCGACGTAGCTGGCTGCGATGAGGACGACGTAGGCGACGAGCGAGGCGACGAACGCGAGCGTCCGTTTCGGCATCGACTGGCGGCGCTCGCCGACCGCATCCCAGTCGATCTCCTCGAATCGGTCATCGGGTGAGTGATCCGTCGCCATTATCGATCACTGAAGTCGATCCGTGGGTCCACCACGGTGTACGCGAGGTCCTGCAGCAGGTTGCCGATGACGCCGATGGTCACGAAGATGAACGTCGTGCCGAGCACCAGCGCGGTGTCCTGCTGTTCGATGGCGTCGAAGACGAGCCGTCCGAGTCCCGGGATGCCGAAGACCACCTCGACCAGCACCGACGAGGAGATGAGCAGCGCCAGGACGTCGCCGACGAGGATCGTCGAGAGCGGCACGAGCGCCGGGCGGAAGACGTGACGGAAGGTGATGCGCCGGGAGTCGGCACCCTTCGCGCGGGCGGTCTTGACGAACGTCGCGCCGACGTATTCGAGCGACTCGGCCCGGGCGTAGCGCATCTGACTCGCCATCGCGCCCGTCGTGAGGACGATTATCGGGAGCACCAACTGTCTGAGGTTCGACAGCGAGAACGTCGGCAGGTTCGGGTCGAACAGGATGGGAAACCAGCCCAATCCGACGCCGAAAACCAACAGGAGAACGATGCCGAACCAGAAGTTCGGGATGCTGACGCCGAAGAAGGCGAGGAAGGTCGCGGCGTAGTCGCTTTTGGTGTACTGGTGGGTCGCCGAATACAGGCCGATGCCCATCCCGAGAATCGTCGAGAGAATCACCGACGGCACGCTGTACATCAGGGTGAACGGATACGCATCGAGTATCGCCGCCGAGACGGGCTGTGATCTGGTATCGGACCAGCCCCAGTGGCCGGTGGCGACGTTGCCGACGTAGTTGACGTACCGCTCCCAGACGGGCTTGTCGAGGCCGCGCGCCTGCTTGTAGGCCTGCGCGGCCGACTGGGTGTCCCCACCCGTCTGGGTCGCCTGGAGTTTCGCCTGTGCGAGCCCCGGGTCCGGCGAGAGCTGGAGGAGACCGAAGGTGACGCTCACGATGAGAAAGGCGACCACGACCGCCCAGCCGACCCGCCGGGCGACGTACCACGCCATGCTCATCGCCGTTCACTCCGTCTCGGTGTGAGTTGGTCGTTCACGCGTGCTCCGTCATCACTGCTGCTTGAAGCTCCACGTCCAGTCGTTCCAGTTGCCGAGATACGGACTCTCGCCGTCGGGCGGCCCCTGCACGGCGTCCTGATAGCCGTAGATGTCCGATCCCATGCTCACGAAGTTGTAGGGCTGTTCCTTGCTGAGTTTGCCGAATATCTCCGCATAGATATTCTGGCGCTTTTGCTCGTTCGTCGCCGACGACGCCTTGTCGTACAGCGAATCGAAGTCCGCATCGGGATAGTAACCGGTGTAGTTCGCGCTACCTTTCTTCGTAAAGAAGACGTCGGTGTCGGAGGGCGTGAGCGGATACGTATTCAGGATGACCCCGACCAGCATGTCCCAGGACTGCTGGCTGACCGACTCGTCGCGACCGCCACCGTTGTAGCCGCCCTTGTTCCACTTCGGCTCGCCGCCGCCCTGATAGCTGTTCGAGAGATACTTGTTCGAAATCGTGTTGAACTTCACCGGATCGATCGAGACGTCGATACCGATCTTCCCGTAGGCCTGTTTCATATACTGTGCGAACGTCTTCACCGTGTCGCTCGACGTGGTGATGACGAGGTTGAGCGTCACCTTCCCGTCCGGCCCAGTGAGCGTATCGCCGTCGTAGCTGTAGTCGGTCCCCGAAAGCGCGCTTTCGAGCTTCGAGCGGGCTTTTTCGGGACCGAACTTCTTTCCCACGCCCGTCTTTAGCACCTTCGAATCGTCGTACCACTCCGACCACTGGGGCTGGAAGGTGTGGGCGACCTCGGAGTAGCCCCGAAAGATGTTCTCGACGACGCTCTTTTTGTCCACTGCGTACGAGAGCGCGCGCCGAACCGACTGCTTGCGGAACGGTTTCCAGCCGTTCTTGCGCTGGTTGTAGAAGATCATCGTCAGATAGGGCTGTTTGATCTCCTGGACGGTGATCCCCTGGCGGCCTTTGAACTGCTCGACCTTCGCCGCGGCGACACCCGCTTCGGTAATGTCGCCCGACTTGAGCGCCGAGAGGCGCGTGCTCTGCTCGGGGATGACCTTGTAGGTGTACTGATCGAAGTACGGAACGTCCTGCCAGGCTTTCGGGACGTCGCCGGCGTCGCGGAGGTAGTAGTTCTCGTTTCGCTTGGCGACGAACTCCGATTCGCGGTTGAGGCGGCCGAAACTGTACGGACCGAGGTTGCCCGAATACGCGACGTTCTGGATCTCCTTGTCCTTTTTCAGCCCCTCCGCGTCCTTCTTCGGCACGTACTTCTTCACCAGTTCCTTCGGCATACACCACGCGCCCGAGAGGCTCGGCCGGAGGAGATAGGCGGGGTCGGGCTTCTGGAGGTTGATGTCGAATTTTAGCTTACCTCTCTTCTCGACCGGAATCGGCTTGCCCTCGTCGGTCAGCCAGTCGCTCTGGCCGGTGAACCCCGACCAGTTCGGCTGTGCCTGAAAGACGTTCTTGATCTGGTAGACCCAGTCTTCGGCGGTCATCTGGCCGTAGCCCGCTCCCCACTTGAGGTTCTCGCGGAGCGTCACCGTGTAGGTCCGGTCGTCGTCGGTCGAGACGTCCTTCGCCAGGAGCGGGAATATCTCCTTGTCCTTGGTGATAGTATAGGGGTAATCGAGCAGCAGGCGGATGCGGTTGGCCGTCGGCTGGTCGTCGACCTGCAGCCAGTTCATCGTGGTGATCCCGGTCTGGTCGCCGACAATGTAGTTGCCGCCGACCGTCCGCTTGCCCGACTGGCCTTGCCCACCCGACTGGTTGCCCTGTCCGCCGGAGCCATTCGAGCCGCCACCGTTGCCGCCACCACTACCCCCACCCAAACATCCGGCGAGACCGGCCGCGCCGCCGAGACCGAGTGCTTTCAGGAATTTTCGACGGCGGGCGGAGAAGTTCGTCGTTCGTCCATCGATACCATATCGATTGTTACCGGATGGCATGTATTGACTCAGCCACCATCTGCATAAGTATTTTATCCTCCTAGTAGTAAAAAGACGGATAAAGCACCGGCTCACTCCGGCTCTATGGGAGACCGTCGCGCGGCGGGCGTGCGCTTTCGAAACGCTTAGTGGCGGTGCTCGCCGCTCCCCGGTATGACCGATGCGAGCGTCGACCCGGCGACGGTCCGGCACGTGGCCGCCCTCGCGCGGGTCGACCTCGACGAGAATGAAGTCGAAAGATTCGCCACGCAGTTCGCCGACGTGCTGGAGTACTTCGAGACGCTCGACGAAGTCCCCGAAACCGAGTCCGAACCGGACCTCGTGAACGTCCTGCGCACCGACGAGGTCCACGAGGGACTCTCGCAGGCCGAGGCA
This region of Halococcus sediminicola genomic DNA includes:
- the gatC gene encoding Asp-tRNA(Asn)/Glu-tRNA(Gln) amidotransferase subunit GatC, which encodes MTDASVDPATVRHVAALARVDLDENEVERFATQFADVLEYFETLDEVPETESEPDLVNVLRTDEVHEGLSQAEALRNAPETEDGYFEGPPVG